gttaaacgaACCAgaatttaagtaggtaagtcTCATATGTTGGTTACATCTTGGAATTTTAAAGCCTAACCCTGTGATAAAGACCATGATACTCACTTGACTGTAATAGTTATGTTATGTACCAATATTTGTCTTATCTACTCTACTAGTTGTActttttgtcttataattccCATACCTACACATTAAATTTCGTAACGCGCATGTTTTACCCTTGGATTATCGACAGTTCGGCGAATAAATCTCATCTGTGCGTAGTGATTACGGTTCTATGGTTAAGTACTACGATTAGGTGCATTTGACGACGTCAATGTCAGGTGGAGACTTAAATTTTTATTCGTGGCGTTGGCAAATGCGATTGACCTCGTGTATtactatacctatttattatatacctGTCTCTGACTTTATGGCGTTTCACCTGTAATCTGGTTGTACGTTGcaaaaaactgttttgttaaTTGTAGATTTTGGAGTGTGTGTTGGAGTCAGAATTTGACGTCCGAATACTTGACGAAGGTGTGGTGAAACTGTTCCGATTGGCTCAGCTGGCCGTGGAGTATCAGCAGTTCTGCCGACACTACCTCGACCGCAGCGTGTTTGTGCTGCGACAGGAAATAGATACGCTTGCACAGGttgtataatatacctatcaCTTATGTTTAAACGAAGACGAACAATGAGAAATAGTctaattgttgttgtttgtaaTGCTCGATTCAAGCACTCCTGGAGCGCGGCGCGGCAGTCAGTCCGGCTCACACACTCACACGGTAACAGAGTGTACAGTGGTAAACTTACGCCGTTACACAGATAGCGTTTGCGATCTCGAGACTGCTATAGTCTAGCTGCTAGTCTAGGTCAAGTTATAATCGACTCTATTGCGATTATTACAAAGATCTTAGTGATGAGGGATGGAAGCATGATTTTCTTAGATTTTATGAATCATATACAATCAATGAATCGTTGGTGATACGTATCTTACTGTTTTTCAGGAACTGGCTAACGTGAAAAAGGATTTGCAAGAAAAAGAAGACGAACTTAGAAAATCACGAAGAAAAGGAAAACCCCATTACAAACCTCTTCTTCCTTATGGGAACGATAATATTGCGGCAATGATATTAAAAACTCTCACAAATAAAACAGACATCTTCCCGTCGACTGCGAGCGGCGAAGTCCCGCAGTACAACAAATGCCACTTTTGTGATAAAGTTTTTTTGAACCAACTTTACCTTAAAAGTCACATTTCTAGGAGACATGCGAACCTTTTAAATGAACTTCCAGAAAGAGATGTAAAGCAAACTGAACCCacagaatgtaataaaattggCAATGAAAGTAATAAGCTCAATGAAGAGATAAatcaactaaaaatgaaaataaaagaaatggaAGTTTTAATcacgaataataataaagttttgaCAGACAGTGAAGTGATAAAAACCAATGAGCGGGTTGAGAGTGATAAATCTAAAGAAATGAGAGATGTCGGGGTTTACGCTAATAACGATGACGTGTTTAAAAAACTCGAAGAATGGAAAAAAGCAGAACAAGCTAATCACACTAAAGAGATCGATATGTTACGTAATCAAATATTTGAAACATTAAACAGTTTTAAAGTGAAGGAAATTGAAAACCCTAATGAATGTGGCAAGTCAATAATCGAACAACTACATAAGACAATAAAAGACCAGGGCGCAGAAATAATATCATTACAGCAGGCACTTACTCAAACAGTAAATATAGCCAGCGTTTAATTTTTTACCAACGCTTGTGTTTGAGTGAACTCGCAAGTGCTTCTTTACCGGACTACGGACAGGGaggttttttattagtttctttGTATTTACAGAAAATGAAAAGTGATAATGATGACATGGAACGTAAAAAAGATATCGAGGAACAAATGTTGCACTGGGTGCGGCGGGACGAAGCTCAATCAAAGCAGTACGAAATGCTGGTTCAGAAACTAAACGAAGTAGCGAAGGAAGCACGGGAATCACGAGCAGCGGCCGAGGCGGAGAGCCAGCGAGCAGGACAACTGGAGGCTATGCTGAAGGAACGCCTGCGTCACACGCACGCCAGCGGCTCCTCAGACGGCGGTTCGGTAACTATTCATTATATTCTGTTACGAACTTTGTGCTTTTTGAATTCCGGTGGTGTTAATGCTTTCATCGTACATGTTCTTACTTATACCATTCAATTCGGGCTACAGGTTTCCAATACACAGGAAGAATGTGATGCAGACGAACCAAATATGATTAAGCCACCAAACTCGGCCGTAAGGCATAATAGCTTGAAACAGCTGCATCGTAAAGCTCAGGAACTACTAAACATGGACTCAAGCAGTACATCTGATGCTTCTAGTTCAGAAAGGTTTTCCAATAGTCAAACAGTAAAAATAACTACCAACACAGTAAACGAAAAGTCTGCATTAAAAGGACACGTGAAGAAGTACTTAAAGCAGCGCGACGATAATACGCCGTCAAAAGATACAAAAACGAATAAGCACAAAGCAATTTCTATTAGCAAAACCAATGACAAGAGAATAGTTGCGCAGCAACAAAAAAAGACAAAGAAAGATTCAGTACAATCCCATCAGAAGGAACAATTAAAGCCATCTCATTTGATTATAAAGCAACAAAACGGCCCTATACTTCCACCAGGAAGGTAAGGATCAGCAAAATTCGTTCGaaacataacataatttaaggggcccactgactattagtccgccggacgatatcggcctgtcagttagaacaaaagtttgacagttccgaacaactgacgggccgatatcgtccggcggactgatagtcagtgggcgcctTAAGAGGCAAGTGGACGACCGCGTGCGACCGCTTCTCCATCCAAtccatcacacttgctcgaaaaagatcttatttcatgcaggtgtactaaaggacaaaggcctatatggGTCCcacgggagttatggattgtgaaaattccctagggagttaagcttttttttattgtgtcactaattcatacgaaccaagtagttataaataaaaccggacaagtgcgagtcgcggaCTCGCttaccaagggttccgtactttttagtaggtatttgttgttatagcggcaacagaaatacattatctgtgaaaatttgaactgtctagctatcacggttcatgagatacagcctggtgacagacagacggacagcggagtattagtaatagggtcccgtttataccctttgggtacggaaccctaatacaTGAGTTTTTGTATTATAATACTAGCAACGTACTAAtacttttgtttatgtttaaaaatatttattttgtgtagttTAATagcagtttaaaatatttttacacaattttctaTCGTGGCTTAATGCTGGATGGGTCTGTGCCTTCACTGCATTTGATGTCTAACCTGTCAAAGAATGACAATATGGctgacgaatgtttgaaatgtcaccgtatttaagaattatatcgcttaaaatttagtttttccttcgcaagtgtgatgaaaaacattgtgtgtaactccgggggttaaaatattgcaaactcgagtctataattCACTCCAGGCTGTCGTGAATATATAGACCTCGTAAGCAAAATTTTACTTACCCCCCTCTTtgccatggatgtaagtaaagagAGGCAGATGGCAccaggcgctcgatcgtgagccatcaaatataggttccggaacggTTGAGTaaggctgacgccaatgtgtcaagattgtcaaaatcatctactaaatattgcctacattttagttttgtcaactatgaacgtcacgcgtttATTATTAATGAAAGGTCATtgctcgttgcacaatgtacctactatagttacgatggaaaacaattttattatgcactacatctgtacatcgagttgtgtaaaaatattttcaactagCTGTGccgcccgcgtggaattcggtctgtgtcagtaagcggctaattcacccctaaattctctccctctcccctggaggcggaacttgaagtaaagttgacagatggatacgctagagaactgtagtccagataaaatattttacaattaggtaccgctAAATAACTACACTCCTAAATCAACTGCTTTTTCGcccttattcaaaattaaattggtttaggggtttaagcctgaagaggaatttaaaaaaagtatttttttcatattttttggggtTTTTACTTTggaatggtatcattttgatatcataaatgaattcggcatccctgatttatacgaaaacgataccaaacttggcctagtagcttaaatgctatagatatcaagataaagttgaccccccccccccccctctatatatttacattacaaATCTTGGTGGCTCCACTTCTTAAGTCCATCCTTGGGTCCTAAGGACCAATCCtgccaaaggaaatcttttGTTGACGCAACGCCGTATTTTAGGACTTGCAACTTCGACTAAATCGAGTGTAGTGACTACCCCcccttttaggggttgaattattatagcAGGAGATTTTCTCGGCAGATTAGTAAAgcttgcatcaaaatccgttcagccgttttcacgtgatgcgcggtcaaataaacagacaaaaattctaacgACTGTTgtaacgtgttctgttatcgattctaaagTATCCCGAGCcactttttttcgaatatcttccatgtacagactttcgaccctcttccgctttattagaATATGTGATAGATTTATTTAGGAAATGCTAATTTAGAAACATcacctaacaaaaacaaaaaaaataacaaaaagaaattccctcgctgggattcgaacccaggaccataaGCTTCCTGAACTGGATTACTGCCAATACCCGCTAGGCTAAACGGGTTGTCAATTTTAGGTAATGCTATACAACCAGAGCGGTatccaaataaaataacttttgaattttttttttatggatcGCTCTTCTCctagtattatattctttggtcagGTGTCAGATTGGTAGGTATTATAGAGGTCCTCCGGGCTGCCTTGGAAACGTCTATTTTGGCATTCTTCAACAATGTGCTGGGTAGTTTGGTCTTCAAGGCCGCAGTCACACAACGGGCTCTCTTTCCATCCCCATTTATGTCGCATATAATTGCATCTGCCATGACCTGTGCGGATTCTGTTGAGGCGGCCACGGTATTTCCTCTGCAGCAGCAAGAAGCCCTTCGGCTTCTGAGTAGGGTATTGGGTACTTTTGTGGTGACACTGGTGACCAGTCGTCGTTGTGCCTTTATATAAAGATTCAAGTTCCgcaatcaaaaaatgtttgacccccatacaaccccttttttaccaccttaagggatgaattttcaaaagcgctgaaagtagttttcttgctttttaatataatatcttTTAGCAAAggttcaagttcctagcttaaaataaaatttgcaccccaagacaaactttcatccccttttcaaccccctgaggggttaaattccCAAAAACATTgaagttacttttttttgtaatcgtctattatgcctttctaagaagtttcaaagcatttgtaatggagtCAAAATTTTAACCCCCTTTTAAACCCGTTAGGGGATGAATtattaaaaacgctgaaatcacttttcctgtattataataatatgcccatatactaagattcaagtaacgcactcaaaaaaatgttttatctccatacaaactttcaaccttttttcaccaccttaggggatgaattttcaaaaacgctgaaattcgtTTTCCTGTATTTCAATAGTATATATTttcacgaagtttcaaattgctagcttaaaataaatcttgaaccccatacaaattttcatcccctttttaaccctgttaggggtaaaatttctcaaatatAACCTGGCCGtagattttttcgacagattagtaaagtttgcattaaaatccgttcaaccgttttcacgtgatgcgcggtcaaataaacagacaaacagataaacagacaaaaattctaaaaactcttggaacgtgttctgttatcgattctaagtatccctagccaactttttttcgaatatcttccaagtacagactttcgaccctcttccgctttattatatgtatatagatatatagataaTATCAATATCCACAGAGGAAAATGGTGACGACGATTGGATGGATAGCGGTCGTCCACTATACTTGCCATCACTTATTTTCATATCTCCTAATTTTAGCCCCCTAAAAGTGGTTCGAGCAAAAATTACAGAAGAAGTTAACAGTAGACTTGTGCGAGCGGGCGTGGACCCACTAAAGAGTAGACTAAGGCAGAATCTTTTTCATAAACAGAAAGCACAATTACAACAGCAATTAGAAATTAAAACGAAGGTAAATATAATTTcgactggggcccatttctcgaccaATATTAGTCTAACATtactagtgtgttgtcatggcaacccatacgatttgacagttcgtggactaataatattagtctaatattgtTCGAGTAATGGGCCCCTGGTGTAATTTCATTTATTACAGTATTATTTGTCTCCAATCAGAGATATTGGACGCCTAAAGCCTAAGTAATTCATGGAATTGcttttaatgtaaaaatgtTTTGAAGGAACTattcaataaaacattttaggCATTTTATAGGTCCGGACTCCGGAAGTTgctatattttgtattattgtataaatattatgtaggaTTTTGCTTTGCTAAGTACCGTGCTTGTTTTTGGTTATGTTTTGGTATactattttacatttttcagAAATATCCTGCATACGAACAAGTAAGATACACTATTATGGCATATTTGGATTCAGATGCTTCTGGTAAAAAGGGAAATGTTATGTTAGATAACAATATGACGGCTACTAATGCTTTGACTAAAGCATTTAGTCTTAGTTCGATGATATCAAATGTTAAAAGCAAGGCTTTATCtttagttaaaaataaagaGGTAAAAACCAAGAGTAAAAACAAAAGCTCGAAGTCTGAATTTGCTAAAAAAGCCCTGAGGTTGTTAAAGACTCCGCCTGAATCCCCAGTAGTTACAAACGTTCATCACTCGAGCTCACCGGTTTCTGATGAAGATGAGATTTTCGAAAATGTGAAGCCTCGtctaattaaaagaaaaacgaaGTTGCCAATTCAAAGTCACTTAGAAAGTGACTCGGATGAAACTCTACCTAATACGAATCCATCTATCCCCCATAGGCCAGCAAGGTCTATAGATAACGTGATAAGGTCTCCGGCACGAAGGCCCTCATCAGCGACTGCAGACTATAGTAATACTATTCTTAAATACACTAGTAGTAACGACGATCATCTGATTCGTACTCAATCAGCGATAGACATTTTGGAATTCGGAGCTGAAGATAGAGAAATCAATCAAAAAGAACAGAAAACTTTAAGTACTGATAATATTCAACAGCTTTTGGAGATTAACAAAGTACCCAAAACTGAAAGTAATCGTAGCCCTAAACAAACCAAGAGCGTTCTGAAAAATGCATCGTCGACATCATCACTCAATAAGAAGAAAGTGATATTCGATATGGATGCTATACAAATGAAATCAGTTAGCGCGTCGCCCTCACAAAGCCTAACTGAAAAAAACAATGATAACTTCGAACTGGGGTTGATCAACATCGGAGATGATGAATGGGATATATCTAGGTAAGTTTTATTAATGaattgtgtaggtacctattgtatacGACGTTATTTTGACGTAGCGATGTCAATGACACGGTGATAAACATTTAACATAATAATCGCTAAATAAGAAGCGAAATAGACGGTAAACTATTGTATCTGCTTTAGAATTTGATGTGGTGCTTTGAATTTTAtgtacataacacaatttaatgtgTACTAATTACATTACAGCATCGAAAATGAGCCCATAAAGAGTAATACCAAGATACGCGTGAACGTCGGACAAAGTCCAAAAATAGCTGAACTAAGGCAAACTATAGAAGCTCAGTTAGCACGTCGCAGTGAGACACCTTCCACCGCACTTTTTGGAGGAGTTGATGTATTAAGAGGGCCTATGACCAAGTCTTCCAACGTTGGTGGGAGCAACACGAGTCTCGGCAGCTCAATCTTGGACGAGTCGGACAATGCCAAAGTATTGAGCCAAAGAAATATAAGCGTAGTAAAACCAAAACCTAACGCTGAAAAAGATGACAGTGAATTAGACATTTCTGATTTTAGCGTTGATGGTGTAACTAATAAGAATGAAAAAGAGTatttttagaatatttttttgaacaATAAAACTCAAAACTAAAAACACAGCATTCGTTCCTAGACAGGACGGCCTAACAGCCATGTCACTAAGCAGTTTTGCGCTTCCGGTAGTCAAGTTCTGGATCTGAATCCATCAAGATTTGAGAGTtgcctcaattcctcatggtcAAACTCAACCCATGATCAGAACTGGACCTTGACACAaatggacgtagttacgcgaaaaagttccaacccacaagtcactcgaaaatgagttaccataaccagggtactatttttgacatattacatcatgtgcacacaaagatgctagtatttttaggttagtttcatcaataaagtttgacccaaatgttccaacccaccattatgccaaggacgtgtactcaaaataaagtaaaaacattacatgcatactgaaacatattgttaaaaactcttaatagaataacatatcgttataatgttccacttgtcttggaacattatactaaattcataaaacgcacatttaattgtttcttaaatgatccatgtgggttggaacgtttttgcaaaatctttatacattttttattcctgcaaaaatgttccatgtaatttgaaaccttttagattaatccatactgtttttttaagctgcgaagactgttctaaataaattggaacgttttattataatatattattttctaattttttgctaTAAAAGATCCACATATACTTGATCCATTTTCGCTATTAAATATGTtcgagagaaaaaaatattttttaccaaaactaataactatggtatatttaagtttatgtatttagtcAAAAGAATCAATTGGACTATTTACGATaaaggtggcaacatccatccatccatctctTTGCTCCCGTAAAATGACAGCACCAACGAAACGCACATGTGAAACGAAACGCCGCCGCGGACCTACTTGTCATCGTAGTGTGAAAACAAATGCCGACAAAGTAAGACGTGCTGCCGTGTTGTCTTCTtttgttaatataataagtttAAGTAAATTgaacgtagttacgcgaaaacgttcccacccacagcgaccccattttgagataaacgcaattttgtgttttagtggtacactttttccctgtaattatttcaggcaaatactattggttttaatgtggaatgccaaactggttattgaatgatatgcatattttttgtaaatacataatacaaggggcatataaataggtaaaacgagtttgaaacgtttttgctaaatttaattttgtatgaaccttgttaaatagcaattatgcataaacgttccaaaacg
The Cydia strobilella chromosome Z, ilCydStro3.1, whole genome shotgun sequence genome window above contains:
- the LOC134754999 gene encoding kinesin-related protein 4; the encoded protein is MACKTSYELHHNFPRLAEETGFAFNTHRPRIHIDWNKIRLIDIDSLTRDRKFTLLEQHVNDILECVLESEFDVRILDEGVVKLFRLAQLAVEYQQFCRHYLDRSVFVLRQEIDTLAQELANVKKDLQEKEDELRKSRRKGKPHYKPLLPYGNDNIAAMILKTLTNKTDIFPSTASGEVPQYNKCHFCDKVFLNQLYLKSHISRRHANLLNELPERDVKQTEPTECNKIGNESNKLNEEINQLKMKIKEMEVLITNNNKVLTDSEVIKTNERVESDKSKEMRDVGVYANNDDVFKKLEEWKKAEQANHTKEIDMLRNQIFETLNSFKVKEIENPNECGKSIIEQLHKTIKDQGAEIISLQQALTQTKMKSDNDDMERKKDIEEQMLHWVRRDEAQSKQYEMLVQKLNEVAKEARESRAAAEAESQRAGQLEAMLKERLRHTHASGSSDGGSVSNTQEECDADEPNMIKPPNSAVRHNSLKQLHRKAQELLNMDSSSTSDASSSERFSNSQTVKITTNTVNEKSALKGHVKKYLKQRDDNTPSKDTKTNKHKAISISKTNDKRIVAQQQKKTKKDSVQSHQKEQLKPSHLIIKQQNGPILPPGSPLKVVRAKITEEVNSRLVRAGVDPLKSRLRQNLFHKQKAQLQQQLEIKTKKYPAYEQVRYTIMAYLDSDASGKKGNVMLDNNMTATNALTKAFSLSSMISNVKSKALSLVKNKEVKTKSKNKSSKSEFAKKALRLLKTPPESPVVTNVHHSSSPVSDEDEIFENVKPRLIKRKTKLPIQSHLESDSDETLPNTNPSIPHRPARSIDNVIRSPARRPSSATADYSNTILKYTSSNDDHLIRTQSAIDILEFGAEDREINQKEQKTLSTDNIQQLLEINKVPKTESNRSPKQTKSVLKNASSTSSLNKKKVIFDMDAIQMKSVSASPSQSLTEKNNDNFELGLINIGDDEWDISSIENEPIKSNTKIRVNVGQSPKIAELRQTIEAQLARRSETPSTALFGGVDVLRGPMTKSSNVGGSNTSLGSSILDESDNAKVLSQRNISVVKPKPNAEKDDSELDISDFSVDGVTNKNEKEYF